GGGTACGAGATACAGCAAGGTGCAGTGAGACGTCATTTAAACTCGACACAAGTGCATGGCGTAGGTTAATTTTGCGACTTAATTTACGAAAGGAAACGGTGTTAAACACAATTTCGAGGAGAACCAAAATGCTTTGTTGGCGCCGTTACAGAGCAAACCGACCGTATCTTCTATAAAAAACTAATCGGAGATCAACTCTGGAAGCACCTCGTTTATCAAATACATCAACCACAGGGACCGCGCAGACAATTTTAAAGTGGTACAGCTAAAAAATCTGGCCAGGACACACTAGGCGTTAGTGTTCACTGTTCTGTAATTTATCATGCATCTGCACACTATCAAATTTATTCTGGAGCGATAAAAAATTAACCCAGGGAAAAAGGTGGTAGGGCTTTAACTCTCCTAGCCACTACCCCTTCGCGGTCCCCGAAACGCAATTAGAACGTCCAGATCGCAGCGCAGATGTAAGCTAAACCTCTCCGAGGACAAATCGTTGACGACCAACTGATTTCAGTTACGTCCGCTGACGTTCAACTGTAAACGTCTCCGCGGAAAGCCGCAATAACCGCTACAACAGAACCATTCGGTGAGCTCGGCACAAATGTTGTAGCGCAAGCAACCACAACCACGAAACCGACACCTCGAGCTCAGCCGCGAAACTCGAAAGCGCAAAAACTCCGCAGCGGAGAGGTTTTGATAGATTTTAACTCAGACAGCTTGACAGCACCACTTTTAGAATGAGCGTGGGGAAATGTACGTTTCTTATAATGGATAATGGATAATACTGGTTACTGACAAATCGCGGTTACGTGATTATCCTTAGATATCATTGTATATAGCTTAGATTATTGAGTTGTAATAAGGCACCTGTGTAGAACACTTGGCTGAATTCACCGGCTGTGGACTCTAGATTActttaaaagtaaaacaaacagaaatttgGAACATGACTATCGTAAAAATACCTTAATTTTTACCGTGATGAAGGTCGATCTTCTTTTACCGGAAGAAGACTACTCCCAATATCTATAAGCCGAATGGTAGAGATGCATTCGAGGTCCGGACTAGGCTGTGCGCGTGAATATAACTGGTTTATCTTGTTCTAGGATGAATGCCGCGCGGGATGCATCACGGGAAGGGTTCTCCATCTTCACGTCCCCACCCTGGCAAGGATGGCTTGTTGTTACGCTCATCAAGGTTGGAGCATGGCAGACCTCTAGATACACTGTTACTGATCTGCatataaacttgaaaaaagaaacagaccATTATGAAATTAAGCATGAGCGTTGATTAAAAATGTTGAAGTTAGAATCGTTTATGGACTAGTTTTTAGAATTATTAGAAGACCCTTTCTCTTCCTGGTTTGATTCTTCAATTATCAATTAGGATTCtacctttttttccctttcatgGTAGATACCACACATTTTGACTCAACCTTAATACATCTCAtatttattcttatttttctctcCCTTCGCGTGTCTCTTGCTTTGCGCCAAAACCTGCGATGACAGCCCTAATAAAGCCTGTTGTGGAGAGTACAATACTTCAGGTAGTGTCCTTCTAACAACATTCAACAAGCAGGCAAAAACAACCGTGAGACACAAATGCTAACCCAACTTGAATTTAAATATGCATTTTAGGCTTGAATTTAACGGGACACCTATAACACTTATCAAAATTTAACGTGCATCAAATTACTTGCGATCCTGGACATAAGTGGGCCTTTCGGTGGATGTTTCTCACACATTATTGTGTGTTTCTTGTCAGGAGAACTTAACAAGGCTCGCGAGAGCGCAGATCAAGCCATATTACTCGATTTTACAAATCCAGTAAGTTTTTCTGTAATCTTTCTGAGTCACCAACAACCCACAGTTCATTTTCTAGGCTTGAAACTTTTCTTCAAATCCACAGGAGCTCATGAAATTTTCCAACTAAGCATGAGATTTTCATGAGATCATCATGAGAGCATGAGATCTCATGAAATGAGATCTCGTGAGATTTTCCAGCTAATGAGATTTTCTAAcaaagcagtttttttcttgaatgaagggcaattttattgttatgaCAGTGAAAACGTATGGATGCCATATGGATCCCTACCCAGCCAGCCTGGGGCGTCGAACGTAACCCAGGCGGCCCTAAGGCTAACAACTCTATAACTAGTAAAGTATATACATAACATCTAATTTactataaataaactaaaaatgtctcagttCACTCTGTTCTATCCTCAAGACATCACTTTCAGTGTGCGAGCAATGTTAAGGGTGTGCGAGATGACGGCTCTCTGCATCCGGAGAAGAATCTCCCCTCCTCGAGCCCCGAACAGTTCCCTCATAGCCTCGTCTAGCTCAGTGGACCACCCTCCCAAGACAtcgatgatgatgttatactgCCGGATGTCATATCCTGGGAACTGCTGTTTGAGTTCCAAGCGGAGGGGGCCATACTTgatggttattattattatattattattgttattatcattattcttattaatatttataattttgttgaaagaaTCACAGCGTAAAAGAACTGCTGGTGGTCTCAACGCCAAATTGCCCCGAGCAGCCTTAGAACCAAGGAACGACCCTGGCAGTTACCAAAACAGTTTAAAAGATCACATATATGATATCATTATTGTACTCAATATTAACATTAAAACTATTAAAGTACACTTATTAATGATTACTTAAGACTATGATATTCCGCCAACGATTTTATTGCAGGATTTGTTCTGTGTCAGAGCACTGGTAAACTATCTACTATGTCAACAGAAAAAGGTAAATCTTAGTAATTCAATTtcattagagcggttttcaaatgactgtcgaaaaaccaaaaccaaagtagttactccgaccaatcacaacaggaacaaacagcgcgatgaaccaatcacaattcctagcaatgaCCTGTAAcccgctcgaagcgcgggaaaaatcacgcgtacatggtgcgattggttttggttttgcttctcattggttgagaaACTGgtgcgactcttttaagccaatcactaagcgtagcaatcgcaatcacgtaattactttcgacagtaatttgaaaactgctctattacTTGATAAAGGTAAAAAAGGAGAGATCATTTTGGGCACTTGATCAAACTCTGCGATACAGCAACCAGTTTCATCAATTTTTTGACCTTAAGCTATGACTACTGACGAACACAACTAGAAATATTCCAATTTTTGTTCCCGCAACGAGAATTTCTTTCCTGAACACGCGCAGCATTTTGTTTCGAAGGCGCATGCCTAGAAACGAGCCAAGGATTGCGCTCAGTTAGCATTCTGACTCCAATAATTCTCACGAAGTGTTCCGTCACCTATCTCGTTAATTTCGTCATCACTTTGGGCAAAAATACGGCaaataaaggtcataaagtgtcctctaAATTCTGCCCGTCAAGGAGACAAAAACAGAAACCCAAAAACCAAccttgaaaaaataaacaaagcaaACGCAAACCCAGAGGTTAAAAACGGTGATTTACTCCTAAACTTTATCAAAACGGAACATGAATCTAATTACGTGCATTTCTGGAGATAAGGTGATCCCATCACACTTTTTGTAACCAGTTCATGCACCTCGTAAACACCACCCTGGCAACAACCTATCATCGACATGCTAATTCTCACCATTTGTCTATTCTTAGGCTTTGTCAGATGCAAGCTTTGCCATTCATTTGCACTCTAATCACGTCTGTGGTTGGCTTCTTAGAGGACTGTTTCGAAAACTCAAGGTAAGAAGCACTGGACGTGCGCATAAATCGTTTTTATCGAATACAGTGTTCTGATAATCGAAAGGACGATGCTGGAGATGTTAACGGTAACCACAATCTAGCACATGCCATAGCTATAACTTCGACCTTGTTCAAAAGTTTAGTAGAGGGACTCTTATAGTTGTCTTATACAAACTACGAACAGAACATGATGACGTAATCCTGAACAGAACgccattaaaagaaaagataactTCATATTCTAACAGTCATTTCttacatgaatttcaaaaaaaaaagtgttctaCTTTTTTGATTTTGCTCCATTCTTATTTCTGGTCAGTCCAGATTCGCGCTGCTTTAATTTACACCGATTTACAGTTTTAAATGAACAAAGACGTGACAAAAGAAGGATTACCCTCACGTAACAAGTACTTATTTTTCTCAATGCCACAGAAAGACGACAGCAATACACTCATGAAGACAAAGCAAGAACCAGACCTTGTTAAGGTATCCGAATCACAAACTTCACGGTTATTATGGACAATAAGGCGTATTTACCCCCTAGACCTACGTAGACAACGTGGTCATGGTTGCAAATGGTCCCACAAAGCATGCACTTCATTTAGAACTGACCAAACGTCCTCTATTCCAGTGCTGAGGGGAAACTGGGACGAGAACTTTTCtcgtttgttgtttgttttgtcttctttggCAGACTACGGGAAGGCTCTTATTTCGGCAAAAGATAATTTTCGAAATGCACGTGTCGCGAGAGACACGGAGGACACGCAACAAGCTGCTCGCGTGTCGCACGTCCTCAGAACTGAAATTAGAGTCTACTCAAAGTCTACCTGTTTGACGGAATTAGCAGTTTGATACACGTGGGGAATCAGTTAGGAAACGTAATATTGATAAAACAGCGAGCAGTTTCCGCAGACACTGTGACAAGAGGGGTACATGGCGCTCCTATTGCGCGCATGCGCACGGCTTGTTTGGTAGAAATCATCTGCGAGAGTTTAATCCATCTCAATCTGACTCGAgggtttttttcttgaaattctagcTTTTGATGAACTCTTACGAGAGAGCGATAGCTTGGGAATTGTACCTGCTTCGTCTCTTAATGTAATCGTTAGTTGCCTTACGTTCTTAGGCCTGCGAAATCAACCCATATGCAATGACGTTTGTAAACATCAAGAACATacgagaccattttcaaactaTGTTTGACCGGTAGGTACTTCATGTTAGCTTCATGATTACGTGCGTGACGTCACAGCGGCCATACTTGTTTACCCAAGTAAAGATATAGTGCTGATTTTGGTGCAAGCAAACATCACTTCGCGAAATGAACTCAAAATTCAAAGCACAAAAAGCATCTTCAAAGTACTTGTGCATTTGAGAGATTCTCTGTCAATGGTTACCGAGCCTTAAAATCTCGGTATGTGCAATTAATAATGTCCGTTGAGAGCGAAAAGAAGCTCAACGTTTTGGAATAGCTCCGTCCAAACTCTCCGCGCAGTCATTGCTATTGACTAGGCACAAGAAGAAACAACGAAAAATATGCTCACCTGAATTGTGAATTGCTGATGAAAACGTGTTCCTGACAGCCATCCTGGAACAATATCTTTTCGAACCCAGGCTTTTTCGGATCGATATGGAATCGATGGGGAAGCCAACCTGGGTTCGAAATAAGGAGCTGCCAtctttcattattatttgttattttttaactgaaaggaaaaaaaggttgaattgccaccgtgaaagatttaaatctttcacggtggtaattcaacttttatcaactcgtttgataaaacccaatttttgtttcattttctcaccAACGCAGCACCAGTTTCctgagaaatttgaaatccAAACAATTTATATTAGCTATTCAACTGTCATCCAAAAGGAATTAAACACCATTTTTGCTAACTTTGACAATTGAATGGCTAGTCTTCTGTTTTCTCTGTACCGCaacaatgcaaacaaaaataaaatgaagtcCCAGAAGTAAAGACGACGAAAAATAAAGGCGGAGCGAATCACAGCGTAATATGTAATTTATGCGGCAATAATTTTTGTCCTTTACAGATTTCTTCCTTCCTTTCGTGTCTGTCACACACTGTCCATTCGTGACGTCATCGACAGTAAAACAGTGTCCAGTGGGGTACGCCTGCCGTATGGGGTGTCATCAAAAACATTTGTGTGTGGAGTGGCGAGGCCCCAAAGGATAATTCGAACCTGCCCTTCTAAAGAAAACGCTAAGGAATTGGTCAAGTTTCTTGAAGGAATTCATTCAGAGCGAAGTATATCACATCACAAACAATCACTCGCCTGTAAGGATCTCGGTTTAATAGAAAGGGGAATGACAAGTAGATCTTTATTGGATAATCCAAGCAAATCACTTGTTCCTCGTTTAACTTTGAAAGATGTCGTGGACGCAAAGAGCGCTTGCATTTGCCGACACGAGAAGATCATTGGAAGAAGAGGCTTTCGCCACAGGGAAAATATGCTAGATGATAATGACGTAAGCATTAACGCTTGAATTTGGGCCCAAATACGCTCAAGCTCTCTAAATTtaaccccccctcccccaatGATTTCCAATAAAGAACGCAACGATAGTTGAACATTTGCCTTTAATCTTCAGACAACAGAAACTTTTCAGTTAAGAGAGATATAAAATACCACAATACCAAATAAAAAGTTATTGCAAGGCCTTTAGTTTTCAGTTTCACATTGCGTCTTGAGCTGTTGTGATATTACTTCTCGTTGGCAAAATTCTGGGCACAGCTGTTCAAAAGAGTATCTGCGTTGACCCGGGATTAAAAAACTAACGAGGTTTGACTTTTGCTGGTCTGAAACGCCCAAACATGGTAATATAAGCTTGACACAAAATAAAGGTctgattgaaaacaaagagactAAATTCTTGTGAAAATATTCCTGGGTTTAGAAGTAAACAGAGGTTTTTGATAATTCTGGATTACTTTAGTCAGCGTTTTAACAACTGGCACCTATTCTAAAGTACTGTATGCAAATATGTTTATTTCTTCCCTTCTTAGGACATTTCAAATCTAACGGAGAGAATGTATTCAAGGTAAGATGACTAAAATTCGAATTTTCCACCCCTATAATTAGTTaaattcaattaaaattatattataaCTCAGAAAGGGACTCAAATTCTTCTCTTCGCGTTCTTGCAAGTAGAGCACGTGAACGCATGTTCTTAAAAGCATGCATCACGTGCCGCACATGCGCCACGTGCTTTAAGGGCACGTGCTGCACCTGCCGCGTAGAGCATGATTGTTTTATCAATCTGAactgtgacattttctttttcttcagcaTTACGTAAGATATCTCAATAAGGCCAGatcattatcattaaaataatgatttctttttctgtcAGGAAATGGCTTCAAGATAGGATTCCAGCAAAGATTCCAGACATTGCTGCCTGTCGACAATTCCCGcaataaaaagtttaaaaagctAGTGCCCTGCTAGAATTTCAACTAAACTCGACTGAGGTTTTCTTCCAgattacaacaacaaaacggaACTTTTCAGTTAGTACTTAGAAAATAGTTTTCCCTATTTAGTCAACGTGATGTTCGTTGGGAacaatttttggaaatttcatctcATACACGTGGATGCATAAGCGATGAAAAGTTAACAGGAAAATTCCGCAGAGAACATCTCTGTCAGCCTTCTCGATTAAATATTGAGCATCTCCAGCTCTGCccaagcaaaaaaattaatttctaaTGATATAGAAAATGTGCATCTCACGATATAAAACTacaattttgaataatttcaCCTATCCCTGATTACTGCATTTAAAAAGGTTTACTTGTTTGGGACAAGAATTTAAAAACATCAAGGtgtacctcgtaaaaaatgccgACGAGATACTCCAACTCAAGATAATAACTGACTTTCCTTTACCAAAATAAAAGTATGCTCAGCCACATTGcatttttgaagaatttcTGACCTTTTGGGTCCTGACTGTCAAAACGAAGCAAGCAAATCGCAGGAAGAAAATCATACACAGATGTACTAACTAAATTGTCATTAACATAGGAAATTCTAATTTGCGCTAGTCAAAAGCACTGTTAACTTCgcaatttttcattcaaatagTCTCGCAAAGTCATGGCGGAACGAACCAGTGAAAAATTTGCTCTGAAGAGGGCTAGCGCTTAACCCCTTAACGGCCGAATGAACGCTCAGGGCACCTTTTTTAACTCTGTCTAACGCTAGACGactttactcgtcaatggggaaccccttgggagggaaagggttaacacgTCAGCTTGGGAATTTTCTCTGCGATTTCAAACCAAACGTGCAGATGGGCAGAAATATGAAAACGAGTGGCGATCGCGAGACAAggaaaacaattaaattacTTAGCAACAGCGCCTTAGCTTTAGGGATTATATTCAGGAGGCTTCTTCAGTCTTGCTAATCCTTTCCCCGCCCTAGAGCAGGGTGCAGCCGCAACAGCACTGTTGGGGGTAGTCTGGGGCGTGTACTTTGTGCTCCAGTCCGTAGACCCAGTAGCGAGTCTTTGTGTCTTTCCATTTGTATTGCACTTCTGACACGGGGACGGCGCGTAAAGTGTGACGCTATAACAAATCAATCGAGAAACTTAGAAGTCGTTGTTAGGAGGAGCAAGCGAGCGCATGGAGTGTCTTCTGCACGCCTCAAAAGCCCAACCTAGCTAAGGAATTCTTACCTATACAAACACttatcccccccccccccccaaactAAGTGgtcttttaaaatgttttcaacaggaaaaaaagatgCGGTTGCAAAGTTTTACATTGAGCACTAGTTTCGCGATCTGGCTTCTTTGTCTTTTCGTATAGCAATGGCTGGCCTTTTCTCATAATACTGTAAAACGGAGATTGCGTTCATGCCAGAATTCGCCATGAAACTGGCGGTTTGTTGACCCAAAGGCAACGAGGGTTATCTGAATTTAGCTGGTGATCTTTGCTTTCAAACATCTCTCCAAAAAGTTCGTCAAAGAGACAGATAACAAAGAAGTAAGAGGATTATCATGGTTTTACGTCAAACAACAGCTTGACGTCTAGCATATGCAAATCAAGGAGTACGTGAAGCTTAAACTCCTTAACTGATATTCTGCTAATCTAACTAATGACAAACTACCTGCATAAGAATCCTTTTGTTAGGCCAATTACGGGAATGAGCCTCCACGAGGGTCTGGGAACCGCTGTTAACATCTTGATCGGGAAACATTGTTATGGGAAAAACCTAAAACAGCAAAAAGCAACCAGACCAGTTCATTCTTAACTGCTGAAAATAGTCCGACAGCCTTCTCTCATAACACAGCATATCTGATACGTAAAACcacactttttgaaaaacacacCACTAGATGAATGTTCGCTTTGTAAACCGTCATAAAGCTGCCACTTAAAACACTCAACCTCAGTTACCTATTTACAACCTAAAGAGTGGCGTTCGTGAGGATTATCTAACATGTAAGGACTCGCGTACCCTTTTCAACTTTCTATTACCTGAATTTCTCGCCAAAAGTGATATTGAAGGATAGATGGACATTTCGTAGCGCTTTTTTATCAATCACACTGCATACCCAGGACATAAATAACTGATCCGCACGGATTACGTTCGCGCTTTTCAACTTTCAAACCTTCCTTAGCAAAGCACAGAGATGCGCTGGCACCGGAATGTAAATCGTACCGGTATTACTGACGAATATTCCCCCCTACCTCGTACTGGTGTACGTAACTAGCTCCGGTAGGAGATTCCACATCTTAGAGTCCCCCCACTTTAAGCACAAAAGAATACTTACCCTCGGTAACTCTTGGCTAAAGATGTTTGTCCCTTGCGATCCGATAATCAACTCATTCGGCAGATCTGTCCTTTCCGTCACGTGATTATCAGCGTGAGTTTCcctacacaacaaaacaacctTTATACGTAACAGGTCAAAGTAGCGTTGTCGGCTCAAAAAGTCGGAAATAAAATCCGAGAGACACGCGAACAGGAGTCGAACCTGCGGCCTTCCGATTCACTAGATCCGATGTTGACTTGGGAAAATTCGGACATATTCCGAGAGCTCCTAACTAAGGGTCGAACCTACAACCGTCtcggttttgcttctcatactccccgttgcgtgacatcccaaGAAGGTTACAGAAAATGGACCGATATGAAAAATGTACGCGTGGGGCACGCTGAGCCTGCAGAAATACTTGTTTATGCAGACGCTCTCATAACCGACGCACTCGTCATTGGGCAAACTTTCTCTTTGCTAACTGACAAAATGGCGTTGTCTTCGTTAACAACTTACCATTTCACAGTGAGCTGAATATACGTCTTCAACTGACAATGACCTTGGCACGACCAGCAAATAACCAGACCGCGCCCATGGCACGTGTTACACCTGAAACAGAACAACCGGTTTCAACAGATTCAAGCGCTAGCCAGACACCAGCGGGTTTTGTGTTTAGTCTTGCTTGGaacataacaagaaaagaGATACACtctcaattttgaaatgaatttttcatttaagtcCAAACGAGTGCACCTAACTAACCTTTTCTCATTATTGTCGTCATcactatcatcatcatcgttatcACTATATTTAGTGACGTGATCATTTTCATCATAGtctcatcattatcattactgtCGTCATAacgacaataataatgataacacggatagagcagttttcaattgactgccgaaagtaattacgtgattgcgatagctacgcttagtgattggcttaaaagactcgcgccagtttttcaaccaatgagaatcaaaaccaaagccaatcgcgccatgtacgcgtgatttttcccgcgcttcgagcgggTTACAGGtcattgctaggaattgtgattggttcatcgcgctgtttgttcctgttgtgatcggtcggagtaattgctttggttttggtttttcgacagtcacttgaaaaccgctctaatggTTGTAacgataataatgataatgataacgatAATGACTATAATGAAAGTAATGCAgacaatgacaataatgatTGGAGCAATTACAATAACGATAACGATGTTGATGGTAACGACAAAGATTGTAATGGTTACGACAATGATGATAGAAATAACGACAATGAGGATAATGAtaacgatgacgatgacaatggcaaaaatgataACGACAATGATGATAGTGATCATGATAATCATAGTAATGGTAAGGCAATGGTTATGATAATGATAAGGACCATGATGACAATGATATTGACAAtgctgataataataattataacgaCAATGATACTGATAACGACgataatgacaacaaaattGATCATCACTATCATCACTGTCGttatcataatcatcatcGTTATCATAATCgctgttattgttatcataATCATTATTCTCGTCATCACTATAATCTTTGTCATCATTGtagtcatcatcatcatcattgtcgtTATCAATCATCCTTGTCGTCACTATTACCATCTTTGTCGTCAACACTTTTATCACAATcgttattatcatcatcactcTCTTTTTCACTATCATCGTTATCGCTACTATCGGTGTCATTAGTACTTTGATTATTGTCctcatcattatcatcgttGTCGTCATCGCTATTGTCCTTGCATTCATTCCTATCGCCATTGTCGCTATCACTCTCATCGTTGTCGttatcatcgtcgtcgtcattatcatcattgcCGGGATCATTATTAACAGATATAATTAATACCATTATTATCGCCATCGACATCTTCAACCGTCTATCGTAGCTAAACTACGGCGTACTTACGTTCTTCTCCCTGATCCATGGCACCAGGAACATGTTGTGCGGCGGTGCTCCCCATTTTGGTATTCAGTCCGATGACCTGAGCCTTGACACCACGTACATCGGACCTGCAGGGAGAAAGACAAGAATATCATTCAGTATAAACCTGTTTAACAGGCAAGCTTCAAATACAACCCACAAACGAAAGCGTCCAACTCCCATACTGCGCCTATGCCATGGCGTTTCAGTAGAACTGTGCATTGTTTTAAGTGTTGAAAGATACTAAAAACACTGCAtccaaatttttcaagcattCAATCGCTCATCTAAACCAGATTACTTAAAGTGTTAATGCCCTGAATGATAAAAAGGTTTAGCAACTAACTCAGTCGTTCTTCCGCAACGCAACGTTTAAACAAAGGCAAAAGGCCCTCTCCGCGTCGAAGAAAAACTAGAATAAACAAAAGACGGTCCAACGAGCGTTTAAATAACGTGCTCGGTGCGTTGTCATGTATGACGGACCGGTTGGTAAAACGCATCATTTCCCCACGTCCCGTTGATCACAAGAGTCAAATTAAAGGAAATTGTCTGACTCACCCTTCCTCGTCCATAGCACCTGTAGCAGCGCTTGAATCCACAGGCCATACACTCGTGGCAGGGCTGAAAGACAAGGCACATTTCAACTGACCACCTCGCATTACCTCGTTCAAGCTGAATACGGCCCAGGGGAATCTTTGTAACTGTTTCTATCTTGTCATGTACTGAATCACCATAATTTAGTTTCTAACAAGGCGCCAAGCTACACTCGAACTGGCTTCGAAAATACTGCATCGACAGTAACAATGAAAGGTTTGGTTCTTAAAGAACTGTGGTGTTGTGTCAGCGGCGGAGTTAAACACGAAAAAATTGATAacagtcaaattaccaccgtaagaAGATTCTGAAGAtgaagtttcgagcgttagcccttcgtcagagcgaagagAAATGGCCGGCGAAGAGCTatcgctcgaaacgtcagcttcgtggTATTTTCACAgtagtaattttgccctcaaCTCGTTTGTTACGGAATTCTCGCGCACAAGACGCCTTTAGAGCTCTGATGATCACCGCAACATAATCCATAAAAAAGCCAATTATTGTAACGtaaaaaccgctgataacgcTGAAAAGCGCACGCATTCTTCTTGAAAATTTGACCAAAATTACCTCTATATTGGCGAcaaaaaaaatcccaaaattGACATCATGTTTTGAGCTTACTTCTCAGAAGGTTGTTCTGTAAAAGATAAGCGAACTACAATACTTGTAA
This portion of the Acropora palmata chromosome 13, jaAcrPala1.3, whole genome shotgun sequence genome encodes:
- the LOC141863388 gene encoding uncharacterized protein LOC141863388: MDAQKAFLAAVLYERQQSWIKAASKYEEVLKLIYRKNWRSNINKEKLRLLLFECHFHCAVALQNFQNHQDALRHFTKAMEVVSWTKDECRAGCITGRVLHLHVPTLARMACCYAHQGELNKARESADQAILLDFTNPDLFCVRALVNYLLCQQKKALSDASFAIHLHSNHVCGWLLRGLFRKLKKDDSNTLMKTKQEPDLVKACEINPYAMTFVNIKNIRDHFQTMFDRFLPSFRVCHTLSIRDVIDSKTVSSGVRLPYGVSSKTFVCGVARPQRIIRTCPSKENAKELVKFLEGIHSERSISHHKQSLA